A stretch of DNA from Cupriavidus taiwanensis:
GCACCAAGATCCTGCTGGCGGTGGAGCCGCCCGAAGTGCTGGCGCGGCTGGTGCCGACCGAGGCCGACCGCGCACGCGTCCAGGCCGCCACGCAGCGGCTGGGCAAGGCGCGCGAGATGCATATCGTGTCCGATGTCGGCATGGACCTGCGCTGCCGGCTGGGCGAGTTCCCCGCGATCAGCGAATACGGCTTTGTCGACGAGCCCGGGCGCTGGGACCACTGGCCGAGCGGCTTCGTGCTGACCTGGCCCGACGAGGGCGGCACCGACGGCACCATCGTGCTGGACCGCGGCGACATCCTGCTGCCGATGAAGTCCTACCTGCAGGCGCCGGTCCGCATCACGGTCGAGGCCGGCTACGTGCGCCGCATCGAAGGCGGCGTCGATGCCGAGCTGCTGGCCGACTACATGGCCTCGTTCAACGATCCCGAAGCGTATGCGATGTCGCATATCGGCTGGGGCCTGCAGCCGCGCGCCAGTTGGTCGGCGCTGGCGATGTACGACCGCGAGGCCACCATCGGCATGGACGCGCGCGCCTACGAGGGCAATTTCCTGTGCTCGTTCGGCCCCAACAACGAAGCCGGCGGCAGCCGCACCACCGCCTGCCATATCGATATTCCCGTGCGCCACTGCACCGTCAGCCTCGACGGCGAGCCGGTGGTGGTGCGCGGCAAGGTGATGGACGGGCACCATGCGCCCGCCGCATCGCTCTACCAGGCTGACAAGGATTCGCGCCATGGATGACGCAGTGCAGACTTACCAGCGCCAGGGCTTCGGCGCCTCGATGGAGCTAAAGGCGCCGTACGGCCTGCTGATCATCGACTTCGTCAATGGCTTTGCCGATCCGGCGGTGTTCGGTGGCGGCAATATTGCCGAGGCCATCCGCAACACCCAGCC
This window harbors:
- a CDS encoding 2,5-dihydroxypyridine 5,6-dioxygenase, encoding MPVSDYDLTVAWQQVLTLSKLQPGQTVTVLTGAATHPQTLRTAMVAAASMGAIVNRLDLPPVNGEKALSRDALAYLGTTPLTGNPAAIAALKASDLVLDLMTLLFSPEQHEILAGGTKILLAVEPPEVLARLVPTEADRARVQAATQRLGKAREMHIVSDVGMDLRCRLGEFPAISEYGFVDEPGRWDHWPSGFVLTWPDEGGTDGTIVLDRGDILLPMKSYLQAPVRITVEAGYVRRIEGGVDAELLADYMASFNDPEAYAMSHIGWGLQPRASWSALAMYDREATIGMDARAYEGNFLCSFGPNNEAGGSRTTACHIDIPVRHCTVSLDGEPVVVRGKVMDGHHAPAASLYQADKDSRHG